The DNA region GAGTAACCCAGATCACACCGACGTGGCGGTCGCGCAACCGGAGGACAAAGATGAACGCAACGCGTAAGGCCCTGGCCGCCGGCCTGGCCGCCCTGAGCCTGCTGGCGGTCTCCGCTTGCGGGAGCGACAGCGAGAGCGGCAGCACCGACGAGGTGGAGGTCTTCACCTGGTGGGCCGAGGGTAGTGAGAAGGCCGGGCTCGACGCCCTGGTCAAGGTGTTCGACGAGCAGAACCCCGACCTGAAGTTCGTCAACGGGGCCGTCGCCGGTGGCGCCGGCAGCGACGCGAAGAACGTGCTTCAGTCCCGCCTGCAGAACGGTGAGCCCCCGGCCACCTTCCAGGCGCACGCGGGTGCCGAGCTGACCGACTACATCAACGCCGGCCAGATCGAGGACCTCAGCGACCTCTACGAGGAGAAGGGCTGGAACGAGCAGTTCCCCGAGGGCCTCCTCGAGCGGCTGACCCAGGACGGCGGCATCTACTCCGTCCCCTCGAACATCCACCGCGCCAACGTGATGTGGGCCAACCCGGCAGTCCTCGAGAAGGCCGGCATCGAGGCCAACAAGACCTACGACTCGCTCGACGCCTGGATCGCCGACCTGAAGAAGATCAAGGCCAAGGGCATCATCCCGCTCTCGATCGCGACCGACTGGACCCAGGTCCACCTGCTCGAGACCGTGCTCCTCGCCGATCTGGGCGCCGAGGCGTACAACGGACTCTGGGACGGCACGACCGACTGGGGCGGCAGCGAGGTCGAGGCCGCGCTCGAGGACTACAGCACGCTCCTCTCGCTGACCAACACCGACCGCCAGGGTCTCGACTGGCCGGACGCGACCCAGCTGGTGATCGACGGCCAGGCCGCGTACAACGTGATGGGTGACTGGGCCGAGGCGGCCTTCCAGGAGCAGAAGAAGACGCTCAACACCGACTACACCGCGGTCCCGGTCCCCGGCACCGACGGCGTCTTCGACTTCCTCGCCGACTCGTTCACGATGCCCGTCGACGGCCCCAACCCCGCCGGCACCGAGGCCTGGCTCGAGACCATCGCGAGCGACGAGGGCCAGGTCGCCTTCAACAAGGCGAAGGGCTCGATCCCGGCCAGCACCACGGCCGACACCGCCGACTTCGGTGAGTACCAGCAGACCGCGATCAAGTCGTGGGGCGAGGACGAGATCGTCTCCTCGCTCGCCCACGGTGCCGCGACCTCGGTCAACTGGCTGACCGACGTCACCGCCGCGGTCGCGAAGTTCGGCAGCAACAACGATGTCGCCGAGCTCCAGGAGGGCCTCGTCGAGGCCGCCGAGGACAACAAGCCCGAGTAAGCGATTCATCATCTGGGCCGAGGGACTGCGGCTGCCCCCATGGGTCGCAGCCCCTCGGCCGCCCTTTGTGAAAGGACGGACACATGTCCTCCACGGTGCCCAGCGCCGTCAGGCGACCCAGACGGGCGAGGGGCCGCATCGGCGGCCACGGGTGGGTCGCCCCGGTACTCCTGATCCTGCCGACCGTCATCGTCATCGGCGTCTTCGTCTACGGCCTCATCGGGTCCAACATCCACACCTCCCTGCAGGACCGCCACCACATCGGTCCGTCCCAGGGCTTCGCGGGTCTGGACAACTACCGCGACCTGTTCACCGACGACGACTTCATCTACTCCCTGCGCAACCTGCTGCTCTACACCGCGACGTTCCTCGTCGGCACCCTGTGCCTGGGGTTCCTGTGGGCATGGCTGCTGGAGCGCAAGGCCCGCGGCGAGTCGCTGTTCCGGGCCATCTACCTGTTCCCGATGGCGGTCTCGTTCGTCGCCTCCGGTGTGGTGTGGCGCTGGCTGCTCAACAACGCCGAGGGTGACCGCGCCTCCGGCCTGAACCGGCTCTTCGGGTCCCTCCACCTCGACTTCCTGCAGAACCCGTGGTGGACCGACGAACGGTGGGGCATCCTGGCGATCGCCGTCCCCGCCATCTGGCAGCTGAGCGGCTACGTGATGGCCCTCTTCCTGGCCGGCTTCCGCGGGATCCCCGAGGAGCTGCGCGAGGCGGCCCGGATGGACGGCGCCTCGGAGTGGCAGCTCTACCGCCACGTCATCTTCCCGCAGCTGAGCCCGGTCGCGCTCTCCGCGATCATCATCATCGGCCACATGTCGCTGAAGGTCTTCGACCTGATCATGGCGATCGCGGGCCAGACGAACTACACGACTCAGGTGCCCGCCACCCAGATGTGGATCGAGTTCACCCGTGGCGACTACGCCAAGTCGGCCGCCATCGGGACGATCCTGCTCGTCATCGTGGCCATCCTGATCGTCCCCTACCTCGTCTCCACCTACCGTCAGGAGCGTCGCCGATGACCACCGATGCCATCCCGGCAGCCGTCGCGACCAGGATCCCGGGCGAGCGCTCGCGCGGTGTCTGGCGCACCGTCAAGTACGTCCTGCTGATCCTCTTCGCGCTGGTCATCCTGCTCCCGGCGTACGTCCTGTTCGTGACCAGCTTCAAGGGGCTCGGCGACGCGACGCCCGCCAACGCCTGGAAGCTTCCCGAGTCCTGGGAGACGGCGGGCTGGGCGCGCGCCTGGGAGCAGCTCGGGCCGGCCCTGGGGCGCACGTTCGCCATGGTCATCCCGGCCTCGATCATCTCCTCGGTGCTCGGCTCGATGAACGGGTTCGTGCTCTCCAAGTGGCGTTTCCCGGGCGCCGACGTGGTCTTCACGCTGATCCTGTTCGGGATGTTCATCCCCTACCAGGCCGTGATGGTGCCGCTGGTCCAGCTGATGAGCAACCTCGGCGTCCCGAACGGCGTGCCGAGCCTGATCGTGCTGCACGTGGTCTACGGCCTGCCGATCACCACGCTGATCTTCCGCAACTACTACGCCGGGGTCCCGGTCGAGCTCGTCGAGGCCGCTCGGGTCGACGGTGCCGGCATGCTCCGGACGTACGCCTCGATCATCCTGCCGATCTCGGCGCCGGCGTTCGTGGTGGTGCTGATGTGGCAGTTCACCTCGGCCTGGAACGACTACCTGTTCGCGCTGTTCTTCTCGACCTCGCGCAACGGGCCGGTCACGATCGCGCTCAACTTCCTGGCGAGCGGTCAGCTGCAGGACTACTCCGCCAGCATGGCGGGCGCTCTGATCGCGTCCGTCCCGACGCTGATCATCTACATCCTGCTGGGCCGCTACTTCGTCGGCGGGCTGATGGCGGGGTCGGTCAAGGGATGATCGGCCGATGATCGACCCGGATGCCGAGTGCCGCCGGCTGGCCGGGTTCGCCCGGGCATCGGCGGCCTCGCCCGCCGGGTTCTGGTGGCTGGACGAGTCCGGCCGCCCGGACCCGGCCGAGCCGGTGCACACCTGGATCACCGCCCGGATGACCCACGTCTTCGCGCTCGCCCACCTGCGAGGGGATCTCCCGGGCGGCACGGCGGTCGAGCTGGCCGAGCACGGCGTCCGCGCGTTGAACGGCGCCCTGCGCGACGACGAGTTCGGCGGCTGGTACGCCTCGGTGTCCGGGGAGGGCGAGCCGGTCGGCACCCTCAAGGAGGCCTACGCCCATGCCTTCGTCGTCCTGGCCGCGAGCAGCGGCGTCGCGGCAGGTGTGCCCGGGGCGGACGCGCTGCTCGACGAGGCGCTGGGCGTGCTGCAGCAGCACTTCCTCGACGACTCCGGCCGGGTGATCGACAGCCTCGAGCGTGATCTTCGCTCGGGGGAGGCGTATCGCGGGGCCAACTCCAGCATGCACACGGTGGAGGCGCTCCTGGCCGCCGGTGACGTCACCGGCGATGCCGCGTGGCACCGGCGGGCGCTGGCGATCGCCGAGCACCTGATCCACGGTGTGGCCCGCGCGCACGGCTATGACCTGCCCGAGCACTTCGACCTGGACTGGTCGCCGCTGCTCGACTACAACGCGGACCGTCCCGGTGACCCGTTCCGTCCCTACGGCTGCACGCCCGGCCATCTGCTGGAGTGGTCGCGGCTGCTGCTGCACCTCGACGCGACCGTGGCGGACGCGCCGGCATGGCTGGTCGAGGACGCCCGGGCGCTCTTCGAGCGCGCGATCGAGGTCGGTTGGTCCGCCGACGGCGAGACCGGCTTCGTCTACACCACCTCGTGGGACGGCACCCCGGTCACCCGGCTGCGGCTGCACTGGGTGGCCGCGGAGGCGCTGGCCACGGCCGGCGCCCTGCACACCCGCACGGGCGAGGCGGTCTACGACGAGTGGCGTCAGCGGTTCGAGGACTACATCGAGGCCCACCTGATCGACCGCGAACTCGGTAGTTGGCACCACGAGCTAGACGAGCACAACCGTCCCTCGCACGTGATCTGGCACGGCAAGCCCGACGTCTACCACGCCTACCAGGCGCTGCTGCTCGCCCGGATGCCGCTGGCGCCGGTGCTGTCGGTGCAGCTGCGCGACGCGGCTCAGGCTGCCTGGAACGAGCGCCGGGAGAGCCCGAGCCCGTAGCCGTCCAGGGTCGTGGTGACCGGAGCCGTCGGGTCCGTGGCCGCACCCAGGGTGACGAAGAGCGGGGTGAAGTGCTCGACGGTCGGGTGGGCGTACGGCATCCCGGGGGCGGCGGTGCGGAACCGGGCCAGCTCGGCGACGTCGCCGCGGTCCAGGGCCTCGGCTGCCCAGGTGTCGAAGTCGGCGGACCAGCCGGCGGGCTTGTTCTCGGTCATCATCTCGCGGGTGATGAACGGGAGCCCGTGGGTCATGTGGCCCGAGCCGACCACGAGCACGCCCTCCTCGCGCAGCGGGCGCAGACGCTCGCCGAGGGCGAGCAGCTTGTCCGGGTCCTCGGTGGGCAGCGAGAGCTGCACGACCGGGATGTCGGCGGCCGGGTACATGATCTTCAGCGGCACCCAGGCGCCGTGGTCGAGGCCGCGGCGGGTGTGCTGGTGAGCGGTCTCGGTGTCGGGCATCAGCGCCGCGGTGGTGCGGGCGAGCTCGCTCGCGTCCGGGGTGTCGTAGCGCAGCGAGTGGTAGATCGGGTCGAAGCCGCCGAAGTCGTAGACCAGGTCGTCGGGGCGGGTCGCGCTGATCGAGAGCGGCGCCGACTCCCAGTGCGCGGAGATCACCAGGATGGCCTTCGGCCGCGGCAGCGAACGCGCCCAGGCGTGCAGCGGGTCGAGCCACTCGGGACTCTGCAGCGGCAGCGGACCGCCGCCGTGGGACAGGTAGAGGCTCGGCAGCGGCCCGTCCGCCGGGGTCCAGACGCGATGCGGGTCGGCCGCCTCGCGAGCCTCGACGGCGCGCAGGTGCTGGGCGAACGGATGCGTCTGGGGGAGGCGGGCGTCCGCGGCGGCGGTCGTGCTCTGGGGCGCGGTGGTCATGGCGGTCTCCTGCGGCTCAGGCCAATAGTTGTTGCTTGAACTAACTCTAGGCGACCGGTGTTTGTTCCGTGCAAGTTTCTGCGGCAGACTCCGTGGGCGTGGAGGGCAACTGGCTGTCGCCGGCGGAGCGGGCGGCATGGGTGCGCCTGATCGCCGTTCTCGAGCTGCTCCCGGGTGCTCTCGACTCCCAGCTGCGCCGCGACGCCGGCCTGACCCACTTCGACTACGGCGTGCTGGCCATGCTGTCGGAGGCGCCCGGTCGGACGCTGCGGATGACCGAGCTGGCCGGCTACACCAACGCGACGCTGCCGCGACTCTCGAATGTCGTCAAGCGCCTGGCCGACCGTGGCCTCATCGAGCGACTCGCCTGCCCGGGCGATCGCCGGGCGACCAACGTACGTCTCACCGAGGCCGGCCACGAGAAGATGGTCGCCTCGGCCCCCGGCCACGTCGACGCCGTGCGGGAGTACGTCTTCGACTCGCTGAGTCCCGAGCAGGTCGACCAGCTCTCCGAGATCGCCGGCACCATGCTCGAGCGGCTCGATCCGACCGGCGTGAAGAGGCCGCCCCTCGAGGAGACGGCGCCCGAGTAGTCAGGCCTCGTGGGGCCGGTGCACCGACACCTCGCCGTCGAGCTCGAGCGCGATCACGGTGCACAGCGGGTCGAGGTCGTCGTCGGTGGTGAAGACGTACTCCCAGCCGGGGACCTCGTGGAGCCCGCCGACGCGCTGATGGTCGAGCTCGGCGCCGGTCCCGAGGACGTACGCCTTCAGGACCCGGTTGCGCAGGCCACGGACCACGACGTAGTCGTTGGGCCGGTCGAAGACGTAGAGGAACAGGGTCCGGCCGTCCGCGGAGACGGCGGTCGGACCGTAGAAGTGGCCGTGCGGGAGACCGCGGCGGATCCCGCGGACCGCGGGGGAGTGGCGGGCGATCCAGTCGCCGAGCGCCTCGAGACGCTCGGTCTGCTCGGGCGTGATCGTGCCGTCCTCGCGCGGGCCGACGTCGAGGAGCAGGTTGCCGCCACCGCCGATCGTCTCGACGAAGGTGCGCACGATCTGGCGCGGCGACTTGTGGTTGTCGTCCTGCGGCTGCCAGCCCCAGGAGTCGTTGATCGTCAGGCACAGCTCCCAGGGACCCTCCGGCGGCTCGACCGGGACGCCCTGCTCCGGCGTCACGTAGTCGCCGTGGCCGAGCATCCGGCCGTTGACGACCATCTCGGGCGCGAGCTCGCGCAGCTCGGCCCGCAGCTCGCGCATCCGCCACTGCCGCTCGTCGCGCTCCCACTCGCCGTCGAACCAGAGCAGGTCCGGTGCGAAGCGGATCACCAGCTCCCGGATCTGGGTGCGGTGGAACTCCAGGTAGCGCTCCCAGCGCTCGGGCTCCTCCGCGCCCGGGCGAGGGACCGCGTAGGGATTGTCCTGGACCGAGGGGTGCTGCACGGCCGGGCGCACGGTCGCGTAGTCCGGGTGCGTCCAGTCGAGGTGGGAGAAGTAGATGCCGACCTTGAGCCCCCGGCGGCGTACGGCCTCGACGAACTCGGCGACGAGGTCGCGGCCGGCCGGCGCCCGCTTGACCACCGACAGGTCGTTGGCCTCGGTGTCGTAGAGGGCGACGCCGTCGTGGTGCTTGGCGGTGAGCACGGCGTAGGTCGCCCCGGCCCGCTCGAAGAGCTCCGCCCAGGCGTCGGCGTCGAACTCGGCGGCGGTGAAGCGCTCGATCTGGGCCATGTAGTCGGCGTAGGGGACCCGGCCGTCGTAGAACGACCAGGACTCGCCGACGCCGTCGACGCTGTAGATGCCCCAGTGGACGAAGATCCCCAGCTGCGCCTCGGGGAACCAGGAGGCGATCGGCATGCCCGCTACCCCCGGTCTTCGGCGATGTGTCCGGCGACGGCGGCGCGGGTGTGCTCGAAGGCGCGCTCGCGCAGCGTGGTGCCGCCGCCGGTGACGATGCCGATGCTGAAGCCGTCCCACATCGCCCGCAGTCGCTCGGAGACGGCTTCGCGGTCGGGCACCTCCGGGAGCGCGGCGGCGAAGAGCCGGACCAGGTCGGCGTGCCATTCGTCGTCCATGGCCCGCTGTGCCGCGGCGAGCTCGGCGTCGTACGGCGCCCGTGCCCACAGCTCGAGCCAGAGGAGCCAGCGCGGGTCGCGCTCGTCGAGGGCGAGGTAGACGTCGACGAAGGACAGCAGCGCCTCGACGCCTCCTGAGCGGTCCTTCTCGACCTTCTCCAGGATCGGGGCCCGCTGGGCGGCGTACTCGTTCTCGCTCCAGCGCAGGGTCTCGAGGAGCAGGCCGTTGCGGGTGCCGAAGTAGTAGAGGAGATGGCCGCCGCTGGTCCCGAGCCGGGCGGCGAGCGAGGCCATCGTCACCTTGGCGAGCCCCTCCTCGGCCACCATCTCCAGCGTTGTCGCGAGCACCTGCTCGCGCGGTCGTTCCAGGCGTCTGTTGGAGCGTGTGCGCGTCACCTCGACAGTGTCTCCTCGTGCTCGCTGGGTGAAATCTTCGGTCCCACCCCTTGACTCTAGCGGTGATCTGGGTCACTTTGAATGCCGTTCAAAGTTTTGTACAGCGTTCAAAACTCGCTGTACCCTCATCCCAAGGAGACCCGCGATGATCGAATCCATGCAGATGAGCCCGGAAGAGGTGACGCCGGCGCACGAGCGACGCCGGCTCGCGCGGGTGCTCGGACCCGGTGCCGCGGTTCTGCTGGTGCTCTCGTGCATCACGCCCGCCTCGAGCCTGTTCATCATCGTCCCGGAGCTGTTCGCGACCCAGGGGAGCGGCGCGGTGCTCGCCGTCGTGGCCGGCTTCGCGGTCTCGGTCGCGATCGCCGCCTGCTACGCCGAGCTGGGCACCCGCACCGCCAGCTCCGGCGGTGAGTACGCGATGGTCACCCAGACCCTCGGCAAGTCGATGGGCTGGCTGACGTTCTCCCTGGCAGGCGTGCTGCTCTGGCTCATCCCGCCGATCTTCGCCCTCGGCACCGCCGACTACCTCGCCGACCTGGTGGAGCTGCCGCGGGCCGCGACCGGCGCGATCGTGATGCTCCTCTCGACCGCCACCGCGATCCTCAACATCAAGGCCAACGCGGTCGTCACCGGCACCTTCCTCGCGCTCGAGATGATCGCCGCCGTCGTCGTGGTCGTCCTCGGGCTCGGCCACGTCCAGCGCGGACCCGGCGAGCTGGTGAGCCCGCACGTCATCGGCGAGAACGGCCTGGAGCCGTTCACCCTGGCGATCCTGATCTCCGGCCTCGCGGTGAGCACGTTCCTGGTCAGCGGCTTCGGCACCACCGTCTACCTCGCCGAGGAGATCGTCGACCCGCGCCGCAACGTCGCCCGCGTGGTCTTCTGGACCCTCGGCCTGGGCGGCCTCGTCATCCTGGCCCCGACCGTGACCACGGTCCTCGCGGTCGACGACCTCAGCGACCTCGCCTCCGGCAACTTCTCCCAGTGGGTCGCCGCCTGGGGCGGCGAGCGTGTCGCGGTCGCCGTCAACGTCGCGATCGCCATCGCGATCCTCAACGCCGTCATCGTGATGGTGCTGCAGAACGCCCGCGTCGTCTACGCCTCCGCCCGTGACCGCTCCTGGCCGACGCCGGTCAACGCCGTGCTCACCAAGCTGCACCCCCGCTACGCCACCCCGTGGCTGGCCACCCTCGTCATCGGCATCCCCGGCGCCATCCTGGCCGGTGCCGTCGAGATCGAGGCGCTGCTCGGTGTCACCTCGGTGGTCATCTCCACGATGTACGTCGTCGTCGCCATCGCCGCGCTCCGCGCCCGTCGTCAGCGCCCGGCCGCCGAGGGCTGGCGGATGCCGCTGTGGCCGCTCCCGCCGCTGGTCGTGATCGGCGCGATCGGCTACGCGCTGGCCGGCTCCGCGCGGACCGACATCCTGATCACGGTGGGCGTCGTCGTCGCCGCCCTCGCGTACTACTACGTCTACCTCGCCCGCCGACCGGGCGAGCGGTTCCTCGTCGTCGACCCGACCGAGGACTGAGCACCACCGACAAGCCGCCGCCGAATCCAGAGAATCGAACGAGAGAGAAGAACGCCATGGCTCGCTACGGAACCCAGTTCGGCCCCGACATCACCTTCCTCGGTGTCGACCGGTGTGACTGGGCCGACCCCGCGACGTACGAGGGTGCCGACGTGGTCATCCTCGGTGCCCCCTTCGACGGAGGTACGTCGCACCGGTCGGGCACCCGGTTCGGCCCGCAGTTCATCCGGCAGACGTGCTACCTGGCCCACGACGGGTCAAGGCCCTCGCTGGCGATGCGGGTCGACGCGCTGAAGGACCTCCGGGTGCTGGACGCGGGTGACGTGGAGATGTTCTCCGGCGACGCGGAGCGCTCGGTGCGCGATCTGCAGGAGGCCGTCCACGCCGTGACGAGCAACGGCGCCATCCCGCTCGTGCTGGGCGGCGACCACACGATCGCCTGGCCCGACGCCGCCGGCGTCGCCCAGCACCTCGGTCAGGGGCGGGTCTCGATGATCCACTTCGACGCCCACGCCGACACCGGGGACATCGAGTTCGGCTCGCTGATCGGCCACGGCCAGCCGATGCGCCGGCTCATCGAGTCCGGTGCGCTGCGCGGCGACCGGTTCCTGCAGATGGGCCTGCGCGGCTACTGGCCCGAGCCCGAGACGCTGGACTGGATGGCCGAGCAGGGCATGCGGTCCTACGAGATGACCGAGATCGTGCACCGCGGCCTGGAGGAGTGCCTCACCGAGGCCTTCACCATCGCCACCGACGAGTGCGACGGCGTCTTCCTCTCCGTCGACATCGACGTCTGCGACCCCGGGCACGCCCCGGGCACCGGCACCCCGGAGCCGGGCGGCCTGACCGCCCGTCAGCTGCTCGACTCGGTCCGCCGGATCGCCTACGAGCTGCCCGTGGTCGGCATCGACGTCGTCGAGGTCTCCCCGCCCTACGACCACGCCGACATCACCTCGTTCCTCGCCAACCGGGTCGTCCTCGAGGCGCTCTCGGGCATCGCTCGGCGCAAGCGCGACCAGGCCGACGGGACCCGCTGGGACCCGAGCCTCCCGCTGCTGGCCCAGCGCCCGGACCGGCGACCCACCCCTACCGACGATCAGGAGAACTGACATGACCACCCACGACGTGATCGTGGTCGGCGCCGGCGTGACCGGCCTGACCGCGGCCTGGCGACTGGCCCAGGCGGGCCAGGACGTCCTCGTCCTGGAGGCGCGCGAGCGCGTCGGCGGCCGGCTGCGCACCGAGGCGCACGGCGCCCCCGGTGCCGAGGCCGACTTCGAGATCGGCGGCCAGTGGGTCTCGCCGGACCAGGACGCCCTGCTCGGCATCCTCGACGAGCTCGAGCTGCCGACCTACCCGCGCTTCCGCGAGGGCGAGTCCCTCTACGTCGACAACACCGGCGTCACCCACCGCTTCGGCGACGAGCTCCCGGTCGGAGAGTCCACCTCGGCCGCGATCGCGCAGCTGACCAAGACGCTCGACGCGCTGGCCGCCGCGATGGACCCGGCTCGGCCGTGGGAGCTCGACGACGCCGACCACCTCGACAGCGTCTCCTTCCGTGCCTGGCTCGAGCAGCAGTGCGACGACCCGGTCGCCGTCGACAACATCGCCCTCTACATCGGGCCGGCGATGCTGACGAAGCCCGCGCACTCGTTCTCCGCGCTCCAGGCGGTGCAGATGGCCGCCAGCGCCGGGTCGTTCAGCAACCTCGTCGACGCCGACGTGATCCTCGACCGCCGGGTCGTCGGCGGTCTGCAGCGGGTGCCGCTGGCGCTCGCCTCCCGTCTCGGTGACCGCGTCCGGCTCGGTCAGGACGTCACCCTGGTCGAGTGGGACGAGGACGGTGTCGTCGTGCACGTCGGCACCGAGATCCACGCCGCGCGCCGGCTCGTCCTCGCGGTCCCGCCGACGCTGGTCAAGCGGATCCGGTTCAGTCCCGAGCTCCCGGCCGAGCACCGGATCGCCCGCGAGCACCAGTCGTTCGGGCTGGTCATCAAGGTGCAGGCGCAGTACGCCACGCCCTTCTGGCGCGCCGACGGGCTCAGCGGCACCGGCTTCGGACCCTGGCAGCTGGTCCACGAGGTCTACGACAACACCCCCGAGGGCGAGCCGCGCGGCACGCTGGTCGGCTTCGTCTCCGACGAGCGCGCGGACGCGGTCGGACGGCTCTCCGACTCCGAGCGACGGGTTCGCGTGCTCGAGTCGCTGGCGGCGTACTTCGGGGACGCGGCGCTCGAGCCGCTCACCTACGTCGAGAGCGACTGGCAGCACCAGGAGCTGACCGGCGGTGCGTACGGGACGAGCTTCGACCTCGGCGGACTGACCCGCTGGGGCGCGGTGCTGCGCGAGCCGCTCGGGCCGATCGAGTTCGGCAGCAGCGACGTCGCCGGTCACGGCTTCCAGCACGTCGACGGCGCCGTACGCGTCGGCGACGAGATCGCGCACCGCATCCTCGCGGATGCAACGTGATCGCAGCGGACCGAGACCTAGCGTCACACCGGGCGCGCTCATCGTGGGGGTGAGCGCGCCAACCTCGAGAAAGGTCCACCAGTCGTATGCGCCTCCTCCTCATGGGACCGCCCGGTGCCGGCAAGGGCACCCAGGCCACCGTCATCGCCGAGCGATTCGCCGTGCCGGCGATCTCGACCGGCGACATCTTCCGGGCCAACGTCGCCGAGCAGACCGCGTTGGGCGTGGCCGCGCAGGCCTACATGGATGCGGGCGAGTACGTGCCCGACGAGCTCACCAACGCCATGGTCGCCGACCGGCTCGCGAGCGGTGACTGCGCCGACGGGTTCCTCCTCGACGGCTACCCGCGCACACCGCAGCAGGTGGCCGAGCTCGACGAGATCCTGGCGTTCGCCGACGTCGGGCTCGACGCGGTGGTGCTGCTCGAGGCCGACCCCGACGAGCTGGTGGGCCGGCTCCTGGCCCGGTCGCAGGAGCAGGGTCGCGCCGACGACACCGAGTCGGTGATCCGTCGCCGGCTCGAGGTGTACGCCGCCGAGACCGGCCCGCTCGCCGACCACTACGCCGAGCGTGACCTGCTTGCGAGGGTGGACGGCCTCGGTCCGGTCCACGAGGTCACCGAGCGGATCCTGACCGTGCTGACCTCGGTGGCCGCTCAGCGGACGGCGACCTCGGCGCCGTAGCGCTCGACGCAGAAGGCCGAGAGCCGCTCGGCCAGGGCGGCGAGGGCCTCGGCGGCATGGTGCTGGGGGTCCCAGGCCGCGTACAACCTGATCCGCACGCGCCCGGCCGGCGCCTCGATGTGCAGCGGTACGAGGCCGAAGCGCGGGTCGTCGGAGACGACCGCGACCCCGCGGCCCGACGCTGCGAGCGCCTGGGCGACCTGGGCGTTCGACACCTCGAGGACGTCGCCGTAGCCCACGGCGGCGTCCTCGGCCGCTGCGTCCAGCAGGGGCCGAGGCCGCAGATCCTCGGTGAGCAGCACGAGCGGCCGGGTCACCAGGTCGCGTACGCCCACGGACCCCCGCCCGGCCCACGGGTCGTCGGGCCGAACGTAGGCCCACACCGGCAGCACGGCGAGGGCGCGGGAGGCCAGGGACCGGCCCGGCGGCCGGGTGACGATCGCCAGGTCGGCGCCGGCCCGGACCGCGGCGGCCGCGCCGCGCGGGTCGAGCTCGCGCACCATCGCGACCGGGTCGTCGGGCCCGAGGGTCGCCAGGAACGGGGCGAGCACGTCGGTGAGCGTCGTGGACGGCACCGCGAGATGCAGCTCGTCCAGCCTTCCCGAGGCGAGCACCCCGACGGCGCGCTCGAGGTCGTCCGCGTGCGCGAGCAGATCGCGGGCGCGGGGGAGGAGGTCCTCGGCCGTGCGGGTGAGGCGCAGCCGTCGTCCCTCCCGGGCGAACAGCGGCACGCCCAGGCCGGCCTCGAGCTGGCGCAGCTGTCGCGACAGCACCGGCTGGGTCACGTGCAGCACCTCGGCGGCGCGGGTCGCGGAGCCCGCGTCGGCGGTGGCGACGAAGTAGCGCAGCAGGCGCAGATCCATGCTCACGAGGCATGATTGTAGTAGTCAAAAGGTCTTGGACGACATGTGTCGCGGAGGCTCATGCTGAACCCATGACCGAGCTCTCAACCCTCGAACAGTCCCGCCTCCTGCGTACGCCCCTCCCCGGCCCGCGCTCCCAGGAGCTCATGGCCCGCAAGGTCGCGGCCGTGAGCCAGGGCGTGGCCACGACCATGCCCGTCTTCGCCGCCCGTGCGGCCGGCGGGATCGTCGAGGACGTCGACGGCAACCGCTTCATCGACCTCGGCTCCGGCATCGCGGTGACCACCGTCGGCTCCAGCGCCACGCGCGTGGTCGAGGCAGTCTCCGAGCAGGTCGCCGC from Nocardioides luteus includes:
- a CDS encoding alpha-L-fucosidase codes for the protein MPIASWFPEAQLGIFVHWGIYSVDGVGESWSFYDGRVPYADYMAQIERFTAAEFDADAWAELFERAGATYAVLTAKHHDGVALYDTEANDLSVVKRAPAGRDLVAEFVEAVRRRGLKVGIYFSHLDWTHPDYATVRPAVQHPSVQDNPYAVPRPGAEEPERWERYLEFHRTQIRELVIRFAPDLLWFDGEWERDERQWRMRELRAELRELAPEMVVNGRMLGHGDYVTPEQGVPVEPPEGPWELCLTINDSWGWQPQDDNHKSPRQIVRTFVETIGGGGNLLLDVGPREDGTITPEQTERLEALGDWIARHSPAVRGIRRGLPHGHFYGPTAVSADGRTLFLYVFDRPNDYVVVRGLRNRVLKAYVLGTGAELDHQRVGGLHEVPGWEYVFTTDDDLDPLCTVIALELDGEVSVHRPHEA
- a CDS encoding TetR/AcrR family transcriptional regulator: MTRTRSNRRLERPREQVLATTLEMVAEEGLAKVTMASLAARLGTSGGHLLYYFGTRNGLLLETLRWSENEYAAQRAPILEKVEKDRSGGVEALLSFVDVYLALDERDPRWLLWLELWARAPYDAELAAAQRAMDDEWHADLVRLFAAALPEVPDREAVSERLRAMWDGFSIGIVTGGGTTLRERAFEHTRAAVAGHIAEDRG
- a CDS encoding APC family permease — translated: MIESMQMSPEEVTPAHERRRLARVLGPGAAVLLVLSCITPASSLFIIVPELFATQGSGAVLAVVAGFAVSVAIAACYAELGTRTASSGGEYAMVTQTLGKSMGWLTFSLAGVLLWLIPPIFALGTADYLADLVELPRAATGAIVMLLSTATAILNIKANAVVTGTFLALEMIAAVVVVVLGLGHVQRGPGELVSPHVIGENGLEPFTLAILISGLAVSTFLVSGFGTTVYLAEEIVDPRRNVARVVFWTLGLGGLVILAPTVTTVLAVDDLSDLASGNFSQWVAAWGGERVAVAVNVAIAIAILNAVIVMVLQNARVVYASARDRSWPTPVNAVLTKLHPRYATPWLATLVIGIPGAILAGAVEIEALLGVTSVVISTMYVVVAIAALRARRQRPAAEGWRMPLWPLPPLVVIGAIGYALAGSARTDILITVGVVVAALAYYYVYLARRPGERFLVVDPTED
- the speB gene encoding agmatinase is translated as MARYGTQFGPDITFLGVDRCDWADPATYEGADVVILGAPFDGGTSHRSGTRFGPQFIRQTCYLAHDGSRPSLAMRVDALKDLRVLDAGDVEMFSGDAERSVRDLQEAVHAVTSNGAIPLVLGGDHTIAWPDAAGVAQHLGQGRVSMIHFDAHADTGDIEFGSLIGHGQPMRRLIESGALRGDRFLQMGLRGYWPEPETLDWMAEQGMRSYEMTEIVHRGLEECLTEAFTIATDECDGVFLSVDIDVCDPGHAPGTGTPEPGGLTARQLLDSVRRIAYELPVVGIDVVEVSPPYDHADITSFLANRVVLEALSGIARRKRDQADGTRWDPSLPLLAQRPDRRPTPTDDQEN
- a CDS encoding flavin monoamine oxidase family protein — its product is MTTHDVIVVGAGVTGLTAAWRLAQAGQDVLVLEARERVGGRLRTEAHGAPGAEADFEIGGQWVSPDQDALLGILDELELPTYPRFREGESLYVDNTGVTHRFGDELPVGESTSAAIAQLTKTLDALAAAMDPARPWELDDADHLDSVSFRAWLEQQCDDPVAVDNIALYIGPAMLTKPAHSFSALQAVQMAASAGSFSNLVDADVILDRRVVGGLQRVPLALASRLGDRVRLGQDVTLVEWDEDGVVVHVGTEIHAARRLVLAVPPTLVKRIRFSPELPAEHRIAREHQSFGLVIKVQAQYATPFWRADGLSGTGFGPWQLVHEVYDNTPEGEPRGTLVGFVSDERADAVGRLSDSERRVRVLESLAAYFGDAALEPLTYVESDWQHQELTGGAYGTSFDLGGLTRWGAVLREPLGPIEFGSSDVAGHGFQHVDGAVRVGDEIAHRILADAT
- a CDS encoding adenylate kinase, with amino-acid sequence MRLLLMGPPGAGKGTQATVIAERFAVPAISTGDIFRANVAEQTALGVAAQAYMDAGEYVPDELTNAMVADRLASGDCADGFLLDGYPRTPQQVAELDEILAFADVGLDAVVLLEADPDELVGRLLARSQEQGRADDTESVIRRRLEVYAAETGPLADHYAERDLLARVDGLGPVHEVTERILTVLTSVAAQRTATSAP